A genomic window from Cryobacterium sp. SO2 includes:
- a CDS encoding DUF559 domain-containing protein has product MKRRTEIPSALRGRAFSLHEGLAEGVTRARMRGDDLARPYRGIRSQRLDPSDPLARIHAYLPHLSGEHFFSHTSAALLHGLPLPLRLAQDPRVHVSTHSAGLRHGGRGVVGHHLQRDRVRVVAVGGVPVTAPVDTWCQLSTLVALDALIEVGDALVRRKQPLATMEELRAGVLRHTGQRGAKKLREALESVRPRTDSAKETATRLVIVRAGLPEPEVNGEIVDRMGGKIATGDLVFRGYRVLVEYDGEQHRTDEEQYHWDVDRLDAIMEAGWRVIRINKSHLRMSPSPALRKITTALAAAGWRP; this is encoded by the coding sequence ATGAAACGGCGCACCGAGATACCGTCAGCTCTGCGAGGCCGCGCGTTCAGCCTCCACGAGGGACTGGCCGAGGGCGTCACCCGCGCCCGAATGCGTGGAGACGACCTGGCCAGACCCTACCGGGGCATCCGTTCTCAGCGCCTGGACCCGAGCGATCCGCTCGCTCGCATCCATGCCTATCTGCCGCATCTCAGCGGGGAGCACTTCTTCAGCCACACCAGCGCGGCCCTGCTGCACGGTTTGCCGCTGCCGTTGCGGCTCGCCCAGGACCCACGTGTGCACGTGTCGACGCATAGTGCCGGGTTGCGGCACGGTGGCCGCGGAGTGGTGGGGCATCACCTGCAACGAGACCGAGTTCGGGTCGTCGCCGTGGGCGGAGTGCCGGTGACAGCTCCGGTCGATACCTGGTGCCAGCTGTCCACCCTGGTGGCGTTGGACGCCCTGATCGAGGTGGGCGACGCGCTCGTGCGGCGAAAGCAACCGCTGGCGACGATGGAGGAGTTGCGTGCCGGCGTGTTACGTCACACTGGACAGCGGGGAGCGAAGAAGCTGCGGGAAGCGCTCGAGTCCGTGCGGCCGCGCACGGACTCAGCCAAGGAGACCGCGACCAGGCTGGTGATAGTGCGGGCCGGACTGCCCGAACCGGAGGTCAACGGGGAGATTGTCGATCGGATGGGCGGCAAGATCGCGACCGGAGATCTGGTCTTTCGCGGGTACCGGGTCTTGGTGGAGTATGACGGCGAGCAGCACCGAACCGATGAGGAGCAGTATCACTGGGACGTTGACCGTCTTGACGCGATCATGGAGGCGGGCTGGCGCGTCATCCGCATCAACAAATCGCACCTGCGGATGTCGCCCTCGCCGGCCCTGCGGAAAATCACCACGGCTCTCGCGGCGGCGGGGTGGCGCCCCTGA
- a CDS encoding SDR family NAD(P)-dependent oxidoreductase translates to MSWNPRALPDQSGRTVVVTGANAGLGYFTSEQLAGAGAHVVLACRNPVKAAAAVAAIRGRVPGASVSTLELDVADLASVRRAAERMLKLPQLDGLVLNAGIVHPPVDRAVSLDGTELVLATNYTGHFLLSSLVLPLLLRTPGSRVVSLGSMISRLMDSSLDDLQLEITYNGWKAYAQSKIAMQVFGFELDRRLRSAGLGGPAGVQSLVSHPGYSISGLTPGIRGVNEVSRAKRFVDTLQGVIGAQGKNAGAWSTVRAATDPDAHGGQYYGPRLLTRGAPTLQKPTRTSLDLGVAARLFARTEALVGAPFALPA, encoded by the coding sequence GTGAGCTGGAACCCGCGGGCGCTGCCTGACCAGTCCGGCCGCACCGTCGTGGTCACGGGCGCCAACGCGGGCCTGGGCTATTTCACGAGTGAACAGCTTGCCGGTGCCGGCGCCCACGTGGTGCTGGCCTGCCGCAATCCGGTCAAGGCGGCCGCGGCCGTCGCCGCGATCCGCGGGCGGGTGCCGGGCGCATCCGTCTCGACCCTCGAACTCGACGTGGCCGACCTCGCGTCGGTGCGCCGGGCCGCCGAGCGGATGCTCAAGCTCCCGCAGTTGGACGGCCTCGTCCTCAACGCCGGCATCGTGCATCCGCCGGTCGACCGTGCGGTGAGCCTGGACGGCACCGAGCTGGTGCTCGCCACCAACTACACCGGCCACTTCCTGCTCAGCAGCCTGGTGCTGCCCCTGCTCCTCCGCACGCCCGGCAGCCGGGTGGTGTCGCTCGGGTCGATGATCTCCCGGCTGATGGATTCCTCGCTCGACGACCTGCAACTGGAGATCACCTACAACGGCTGGAAGGCGTACGCGCAGTCCAAGATCGCCATGCAGGTGTTCGGCTTCGAGCTGGACCGGCGGCTGCGCTCGGCCGGCCTCGGCGGCCCGGCCGGCGTGCAGAGCCTGGTGTCGCACCCCGGCTACTCGATCTCGGGGCTCACCCCCGGCATCCGCGGCGTCAACGAGGTGAGCCGGGCCAAACGCTTCGTCGACACCCTGCAGGGCGTCATCGGCGCCCAGGGCAAAAACGCCGGCGCCTGGTCCACGGTGCGGGCCGCGACCGACCCGGATGCGCACGGCGGCCAGTACTACGGCCCGCGTTTGCTCACCCGCGGCGCCCCGACCCTGCAGAAGCCCACCCGCACCTCCCTCGACCTCGGCGTCGCCGCCCGGCTCTTCGCCCGCACCGAGGCCCTCGTCGGCGCCCCCTTCGCCCTCCCCGCCTGA
- the phnE gene encoding phosphonate ABC transporter, permease protein PhnE produces MTTITPIPPATRGRPALVLPAKPSSWRRLTATIVVTVIVIIAFWSVDINWARLGSLPGEIVRYLWLMFATPNWDKIGEALLQTWRSVEMAWVGTVIGLVISLPLSFLAARGFAPAPARGALRLLFSVIRAVPEIIIAIAILSVTGLTPLTGALALAVNSVGTLGKWGYEAIEGVDPGPIEAVRAAGGSTPEVIRWGVWPQAMPDFVSFWLYRFEINVRASAILGLIGVGGIGDMLTSYTQYREWSTVGMLLLVVVVVTMSIDAVSGALRRRITEGASVRELDR; encoded by the coding sequence ATGACCACCATCACCCCCATCCCGCCCGCCACCCGGGGCCGGCCCGCGCTGGTGCTTCCAGCCAAACCGAGCTCGTGGCGCCGGCTGACGGCCACCATCGTGGTCACGGTGATCGTGATCATCGCCTTCTGGTCGGTCGACATCAACTGGGCCAGGCTCGGCAGCCTGCCGGGCGAGATCGTTCGCTACCTCTGGCTGATGTTCGCCACTCCCAACTGGGACAAGATCGGCGAGGCCCTGTTGCAGACCTGGCGGTCGGTGGAGATGGCCTGGGTGGGAACTGTGATCGGCCTGGTGATCTCGCTGCCGCTCAGCTTTCTTGCCGCGCGAGGCTTCGCCCCGGCACCGGCCCGCGGTGCGCTGCGGTTGCTGTTCTCGGTCATCCGGGCGGTGCCGGAGATCATCATCGCCATCGCCATTCTCTCGGTGACCGGCCTCACCCCGCTCACCGGGGCGCTCGCCCTGGCGGTCAACAGCGTCGGCACGCTGGGCAAGTGGGGCTATGAGGCCATCGAGGGTGTCGACCCCGGCCCGATCGAAGCAGTGCGGGCGGCGGGCGGGTCGACACCCGAGGTCATCCGCTGGGGGGTCTGGCCGCAGGCGATGCCCGACTTCGTCTCGTTCTGGCTGTACAGGTTCGAGATCAACGTGCGGGCATCCGCGATTCTGGGCCTGATCGGTGTCGGCGGCATCGGCGACATGCTCACCTCGTACACTCAGTATCGTGAGTGGTCGACGGTGGGGATGCTGCTGCTCGTGGTGGTCGTCGTGACGATGAGCATCGACGCCGTGTCAGGGGCCCTGCGCCGCCGCATTACCGAGGGAGCATCCGTACGTGAACTGGACCGGTAA
- the phnD gene encoding phosphate/phosphite/phosphonate ABC transporter substrate-binding protein, which translates to MTKKALSFVAAASFAALALTGCATSSAADGTPTPAADPESLTLALVPSQDQAGLVDTAKPLTDMLTEALGIPVTGVVSKDYQAAVEAMGADQAQIGFLPSLQLWQASDMYGASVVLQTERNGNITYPAQFMTNNPDKYCDDTPVERDGKLFCNGADALAGPAGLDSIEKVKGAKVAVLGPGSPAGYIYPILALKNAGLDTDSDIEQIPVTANDASVLAVYNGDAEVGFSFWDARDIVAKDKPDVGQKVVVFALTDEIPNDGVALTKSLSPELQDKITTALADYSSTEEGSAVLTSIYSITKLAPADPSTLSVVADAATKLGLQ; encoded by the coding sequence ATCACCAAGAAAGCACTCTCCTTCGTTGCCGCGGCGTCCTTCGCCGCCCTCGCCCTCACCGGCTGCGCCACCAGCTCCGCAGCGGACGGCACGCCCACGCCGGCGGCCGACCCGGAGTCGTTGACCCTGGCCCTGGTGCCCTCGCAGGACCAGGCCGGCCTCGTCGACACCGCCAAGCCGCTCACCGACATGCTGACCGAGGCCCTGGGCATCCCCGTCACGGGCGTCGTCTCCAAGGACTACCAGGCGGCCGTCGAGGCCATGGGCGCCGACCAGGCTCAGATCGGTTTCCTGCCGTCGCTGCAGCTCTGGCAGGCCAGCGATATGTACGGCGCATCCGTCGTGCTGCAGACCGAACGCAACGGCAACATCACCTATCCGGCGCAGTTCATGACCAACAACCCGGACAAGTACTGCGACGACACCCCGGTGGAGCGGGACGGCAAGCTGTTCTGCAACGGCGCGGACGCCCTCGCCGGCCCGGCCGGTCTGGACTCGATCGAGAAGGTGAAGGGTGCCAAGGTGGCCGTGCTCGGCCCGGGTTCCCCCGCCGGCTACATCTACCCGATCCTCGCGCTGAAGAACGCGGGCCTGGACACCGACTCCGACATCGAGCAGATCCCGGTCACCGCCAACGACGCATCCGTGCTCGCCGTCTACAACGGCGACGCCGAGGTCGGCTTCAGCTTCTGGGATGCCCGCGACATCGTGGCCAAGGACAAGCCCGACGTGGGCCAGAAGGTCGTGGTTTTCGCGCTGACCGACGAGATCCCCAACGACGGCGTGGCGCTCACCAAGAGCCTCTCGCCCGAATTGCAGGACAAGATCACCACCGCCCTGGCCGACTACTCCAGCACCGAAGAGGGCTCGGCCGTGCTCACGTCGATCTACTCCATCACCAAGCTCGCGCCCGCCGACCCGTCGACGCTCTCCGTCGTCGCCGACGCGGCCACGAAGCTGGGCCTGCAGTAA
- the lhgO gene encoding L-2-hydroxyglutarate oxidase, translated as MGERIAVIGGGIVGVASARALLLRGLGEVTVFEKENRLAAHQTGRNSGVVHAGLYYQPGTLKARLCAEGRRSIRDYCAEKGLPYREMGKLVVAVDESELPALAEIERRAIANGVPGLVRLNGTDRIRAIEPHVAGIAAVHSPHTAAVEYTAITEAMAADVRSNGGTIHTGQEVVAMQIDGSAVRVRTHETEEVFDRVIACAGLQSDVVARLVGADPSPKILPFRGEYWALDPARTDLVRGMIYPVPDPRFPFLGVHFTRDVHGDVHVGPNAVPALAREGYTWRAVSPRDTWEILRWPGAGALARQHWRMGLDEIGGSLVKPLYYRKARRFIPELRMSDLTEKTAAGVRAQAWGRDGTLLDDFAVDQVGRVTLLRNAPSPAATSSMAIAEHVIENYVFARATE; from the coding sequence ATGGGCGAGCGGATTGCGGTCATCGGTGGCGGCATCGTGGGGGTGGCCAGTGCGCGCGCCCTGCTGCTGCGCGGACTCGGCGAGGTCACCGTGTTCGAGAAGGAGAACCGCCTCGCCGCGCACCAGACCGGGCGCAACTCCGGGGTCGTGCACGCCGGCCTGTACTACCAGCCGGGCACGCTCAAGGCGCGGTTGTGCGCCGAGGGCCGCCGCAGCATCCGTGACTATTGCGCCGAAAAGGGCCTCCCGTACCGGGAGATGGGCAAACTGGTCGTCGCGGTCGATGAATCCGAGCTGCCGGCCCTGGCCGAGATCGAACGACGGGCGATCGCCAACGGGGTCCCCGGCCTCGTCCGGCTCAACGGCACCGACCGCATCCGCGCGATCGAACCGCACGTGGCGGGCATTGCCGCCGTGCACTCGCCGCACACCGCGGCCGTGGAATACACCGCGATCACCGAGGCGATGGCCGCGGATGTCCGCAGCAACGGCGGCACCATCCACACCGGCCAGGAGGTGGTGGCCATGCAGATCGACGGGAGCGCGGTGCGGGTGCGCACGCACGAGACCGAGGAGGTCTTCGACCGGGTCATCGCCTGCGCTGGACTGCAGTCCGACGTCGTGGCGCGCCTGGTCGGCGCGGACCCCTCGCCCAAGATCCTGCCGTTCCGCGGCGAGTACTGGGCGCTGGACCCGGCCCGCACCGACCTGGTGCGCGGCATGATCTACCCGGTTCCAGACCCGCGGTTCCCATTCCTCGGCGTGCACTTCACCCGCGACGTGCACGGCGACGTGCACGTGGGGCCGAACGCGGTGCCGGCGCTGGCCCGTGAGGGGTACACCTGGCGCGCCGTCTCGCCCAGGGACACCTGGGAGATCCTGCGCTGGCCCGGCGCCGGCGCACTGGCCAGGCAGCACTGGCGGATGGGACTCGACGAGATCGGCGGCTCGCTGGTGAAGCCGCTGTACTACCGCAAGGCCCGCCGGTTCATCCCCGAGCTGCGGATGAGCGACCTCACCGAGAAGACCGCCGCCGGCGTCCGCGCCCAGGCTTGGGGACGCGATGGAACCCTGCTCGACGACTTCGCGGTCGACCAGGTCGGCCGGGTCACGCTGCTGCGCAACGCGCCGTCCCCGGCCGCCACGTCGTCGATGGCGATCGCCGAGCACGTGATAGAGAACTACGTGTTCGCCCGCGCCACCGAGTAG
- a CDS encoding MurR/RpiR family transcriptional regulator translates to MNWTGNDDATVTTRIATVRNSLQPSEVSVVALILDDAEGVVEMTAQDLSDRAGVARSSVIRTCQKLGYRGFAQLRVALTRELAQTLVSERDYGESALGAIRADIDALAATLPRIASVLSEDAVEQAVGAIVGAGRLLALASGLSSPLALDVGMRLTAIGRPTEFVADPIGQQIAARQLTAADAVLIISGSGASEASLKAARAARQTGAAVVVITSFATSPLVSLADISLVVAPAGGTFRHELEHTSRVPHVILIEALVDVVAARLGEHARTTRSAVLEILSDNLSE, encoded by the coding sequence GTGAACTGGACCGGTAACGACGACGCAACCGTGACGACTCGCATCGCCACGGTGCGGAACTCCCTGCAGCCGAGCGAGGTCAGCGTGGTCGCGTTGATCCTCGACGACGCGGAGGGAGTGGTCGAGATGACCGCCCAGGATCTCTCCGACCGAGCCGGCGTGGCCCGGTCGAGCGTCATTCGCACCTGCCAGAAGCTGGGCTACCGCGGGTTTGCCCAGTTGCGGGTGGCCCTCACCCGGGAGCTCGCTCAGACGCTGGTGAGCGAACGCGACTACGGCGAGTCCGCGCTGGGTGCCATCCGTGCTGATATCGACGCGCTGGCCGCGACGCTACCGCGCATCGCCAGCGTGCTCAGCGAGGATGCCGTCGAGCAGGCCGTGGGCGCCATCGTGGGCGCCGGCAGGTTACTGGCGTTGGCCAGCGGGCTGTCGTCGCCGCTCGCTCTAGACGTGGGCATGCGGCTGACCGCGATCGGTCGGCCCACCGAGTTCGTGGCAGATCCGATCGGGCAGCAGATCGCCGCCCGACAGCTGACGGCAGCGGATGCGGTACTGATCATCAGCGGCAGCGGAGCGAGCGAGGCCAGCCTCAAGGCCGCCCGAGCCGCCCGGCAGACCGGCGCCGCAGTGGTGGTCATCACCTCTTTCGCGACATCGCCGCTGGTGAGCTTGGCCGACATCAGCCTGGTCGTGGCTCCGGCGGGCGGCACCTTCCGGCACGAACTGGAGCACACCTCGCGGGTGCCGCACGTGATCCTGATCGAAGCTCTGGTCGATGTCGTCGCCGCCCGGCTCGGTGAGCATGCCCGCACCACCCGCTCGGCCGTGCTCGAGATACTCAGCGACAACCTCAGCGAGTAG
- a CDS encoding hydrolase, with translation MPSRERVLVFDFDGTVSLGHGPIRSYARFIAGALPTAAAIEFLGRFETGISATSSVTGWDERPIDGYDLVRLLAEQYDVTASARSAAYLASRQELATNAAPVTSPAGLADFLAEARPVAHLVLATNAPAIRLGEALAALGLAGAFDAVHTSVGKPDGFGPLLDSLLALLPIGATSANLASIGDVWQNDLVPAHRLGATTALVGVLSPPTATPTYRADHLHELYPALRDWLDSATPPAPGTTSLVPTFTTALTTEKADQ, from the coding sequence GTGCCTTCTCGCGAACGGGTGTTGGTCTTTGACTTCGATGGGACCGTCTCCCTCGGACACGGGCCGATTCGCTCCTACGCGCGTTTCATCGCCGGTGCTCTGCCCACCGCCGCTGCCATCGAGTTCCTCGGCCGCTTCGAAACCGGCATCTCCGCGACATCCTCGGTGACCGGATGGGACGAGCGGCCGATCGACGGGTACGACCTGGTGCGCCTGCTGGCGGAGCAGTACGACGTGACCGCGAGCGCCCGCAGCGCGGCCTACCTGGCCAGCCGGCAGGAGCTTGCGACCAACGCCGCCCCGGTGACCTCGCCCGCCGGCCTCGCTGACTTCCTGGCCGAGGCTCGCCCGGTCGCTCACCTGGTGCTGGCCACCAATGCTCCCGCCATCCGCCTCGGGGAAGCCCTCGCAGCGCTCGGCCTGGCCGGGGCTTTCGACGCCGTGCACACCTCCGTGGGCAAGCCGGACGGCTTCGGCCCGCTGTTGGACAGCCTCCTCGCCCTGCTGCCCATCGGAGCGACCTCGGCCAACCTCGCCAGCATCGGCGATGTCTGGCAGAACGACCTCGTTCCCGCCCACCGTCTCGGTGCCACTACCGCCCTCGTCGGCGTCCTGTCCCCTCCCACCGCCACCCCGACTTACCGGGCCGACCACCTGCACGAGCTGTATCCGGCTCTGCGGGACTGGCTCGATTCCGCCACACCTCCCGCTCCAGGCACCACCTCGCTTGTTCCCACTTTCACCACCGCTCTCACCACAGAAAAGGCTGACCAGTGA
- a CDS encoding chorismate mutase — MAVHEELPADAGQDAINELQGIRQSIDNIDAALIHLLAERFKFTQSVGRLKAKHGLPPADPAREYLQIQRLRGLAEDARLDPAFAEKFLNFIIAEVIHHHEKIAGGDLGRVTGTAAGGTGAAATGPTSADPTAPDATA, encoded by the coding sequence ATGGCTGTACACGAGGAATTGCCCGCAGACGCGGGGCAGGACGCGATCAACGAGTTGCAGGGCATCCGCCAGAGCATCGACAACATCGACGCCGCACTCATCCACCTGCTCGCCGAGCGCTTCAAGTTCACCCAGAGCGTGGGCCGGCTCAAGGCCAAGCACGGTTTGCCGCCGGCCGACCCGGCCCGGGAGTACCTGCAGATACAGCGTCTGCGCGGCCTGGCCGAGGACGCCAGGCTCGACCCGGCATTCGCCGAGAAGTTCCTCAACTTCATCATCGCCGAGGTCATCCACCACCACGAGAAGATCGCCGGCGGCGACCTCGGCCGCGTGACGGGCACGGCGGCGGGCGGCACCGGCGCCGCGGCCACCGGGCCGACCTCCGCCGACCCGACCGCCCCCGACGCCACCGCGTGA
- a CDS encoding DMT family transporter: MSDVSTPKSPLVALQFLGMGVVWGASFLFMKIALDGVSFGQVAWSRLVLGGLTLGLIVLATRPRVNNGPVLPREGIVWLHFLVIAISGCFVPHLLFAWAEQYVSSSLASIYNAVTPIMTALMVTAVFRVEKLARDQVIGVLIGIGGVIVIIAPWQYSELTGDLWGQLACLGAALCYGFTFGYTRKHLSGRPIAGTTFAFLNIGLAGALMLLLTPVIAWQPVTLSLPIVLSLLTLGALGTGFAYIWNINVLRAWGPTTASTVTYVTPVVGVVLGVLVLAETFSWHEPVGALLVLLGILLTQKRLRLPIAVPRPA; encoded by the coding sequence GTGAGTGACGTTTCCACCCCCAAGAGCCCCCTGGTCGCCCTGCAATTCCTCGGCATGGGCGTGGTCTGGGGCGCCAGTTTCCTGTTCATGAAGATCGCCTTGGACGGCGTGAGCTTCGGCCAGGTGGCCTGGTCCCGTCTCGTGCTCGGCGGGCTCACCCTCGGTCTCATCGTGCTGGCCACCCGGCCGCGCGTGAACAACGGGCCGGTGCTGCCGCGCGAGGGCATCGTCTGGTTGCACTTCCTGGTCATCGCGATCAGCGGATGCTTCGTGCCGCACCTGCTGTTCGCCTGGGCCGAGCAGTACGTGTCGTCGAGCCTGGCCAGCATCTACAACGCGGTCACGCCCATCATGACCGCGCTCATGGTGACCGCCGTCTTCCGGGTGGAGAAGCTCGCCCGCGACCAGGTGATCGGCGTGCTGATCGGCATCGGCGGCGTGATCGTGATCATCGCGCCCTGGCAGTACTCCGAGCTCACCGGCGACCTCTGGGGCCAGCTCGCCTGCCTGGGCGCCGCCCTCTGCTACGGCTTCACATTCGGTTACACCCGCAAGCACCTCAGCGGCCGGCCGATCGCCGGAACCACGTTCGCGTTCCTCAACATCGGCCTGGCCGGCGCCCTGATGCTGCTGCTCACCCCGGTGATCGCCTGGCAGCCGGTGACCCTGTCGCTGCCGATCGTGCTCAGCCTGCTCACGCTCGGGGCGTTGGGCACCGGTTTCGCCTACATCTGGAACATCAACGTGCTGCGCGCCTGGGGGCCGACGACGGCGTCCACGGTCACCTACGTCACGCCAGTGGTGGGCGTGGTGCTCGGCGTGCTGGTGTTGGCCGAGACGTTCTCCTGGCACGAACCGGTCGGAGCACTGCTGGTGCTGCTGGGCATCCTGCTCACCCAGAAACGCCTCCGTCTGCCCATCGCCGTGCCCCGCCCGGCCTAA
- the phnE gene encoding phosphonate ABC transporter, permease protein PhnE: MSTLAPFVLPPKPRGRWKPWLGLAVVLVITAVTLSPQWGISFSFNAIVKNWQNGADKVLALLQPDWSFLPRTIPPLVETLQMAVIATFVGALVSLPLSLWAARLTNPNRYTRGVLKTVLNAVRSIPDLLYASVLVAMVGVGALPGIIALVLFNVGIIVKMVSESIEVNDAGPLEAGRAAGGTQLQINRAIALTDAWPAFVNQTLYVLELNVRASTVLGLVGAGGLGLLIDAVRTFYRYDQLSLIILEILVVVVVIDSVSAAIRRRLV, translated from the coding sequence ATGAGCACGCTGGCACCGTTCGTTCTGCCGCCGAAGCCGCGCGGACGCTGGAAACCCTGGCTGGGCCTGGCGGTGGTACTGGTGATCACAGCGGTCACGCTGAGTCCGCAGTGGGGCATCTCTTTCAGTTTCAACGCGATCGTGAAGAACTGGCAGAACGGTGCCGACAAGGTGCTCGCACTACTCCAGCCGGACTGGTCGTTCCTTCCCCGCACCATCCCACCGCTGGTGGAGACTCTGCAGATGGCGGTGATCGCCACCTTCGTGGGGGCTCTCGTGTCGCTGCCGCTCAGCCTCTGGGCGGCCCGGCTGACCAATCCGAACCGGTACACCCGCGGCGTGCTCAAGACGGTGCTGAACGCGGTGCGGTCCATTCCCGACCTGCTCTACGCATCCGTGCTGGTGGCGATGGTGGGGGTGGGCGCGCTGCCCGGCATCATCGCGCTGGTGCTGTTCAACGTGGGCATCATCGTGAAGATGGTGTCGGAGTCGATCGAGGTGAACGACGCAGGCCCGCTCGAGGCCGGGCGTGCCGCCGGCGGTACCCAGCTGCAGATCAACCGCGCGATCGCACTGACGGATGCCTGGCCGGCGTTCGTGAACCAGACCCTGTATGTGCTCGAACTCAACGTGCGCGCCTCCACAGTGCTCGGCCTCGTGGGCGCGGGCGGGCTCGGCCTGCTCATCGACGCCGTGCGCACCTTCTACCGCTACGACCAGTTGTCCCTGATCATCCTCGAGATCCTCGTGGTCGTCGTCGTCATCGACTCGGTCAGCGCCGCTATTCGACGGAGGCTGGTATGA
- the phnC gene encoding phosphonate ABC transporter ATP-binding protein gives MTDLHDIAAAGVQTPAAAPWSIRMRDVTVRYPNGVVALKGVSLNIDAGEMVSVVGLSGSGKSSLIRTINGLVPISSGTLEVGGRHLETARGRELRQLRGEIGMIFQGFNLARRASVLNNVLVGRLAHTPTWRTLLGLCRAGDKQIAYEALHSVGILDKAYDRASTLSGGQQQRVAIARALAQQPKLVLADEPVASLDPPTAHGVMRDLRRINQELGITVLTNLHLLDLARTYGTRLIGLRAGEVVYDGPAATASDAVFETIYGRSIQHEDVLG, from the coding sequence ATGACTGACCTTCACGACATCGCGGCGGCCGGGGTACAGACCCCGGCCGCCGCGCCGTGGTCGATCCGGATGCGTGACGTCACCGTGCGCTACCCCAACGGGGTCGTCGCGCTGAAGGGCGTGTCCCTCAACATCGATGCCGGCGAAATGGTCTCGGTCGTCGGGCTCTCCGGTTCGGGCAAAAGCAGCCTGATCCGCACGATCAACGGTCTCGTGCCGATCAGCTCAGGCACCCTCGAAGTGGGCGGGCGCCACCTCGAGACCGCCCGCGGCCGCGAGCTGCGCCAGCTGCGCGGCGAGATCGGCATGATCTTCCAGGGCTTCAACCTGGCCCGCCGGGCCAGCGTGCTGAACAATGTTCTGGTGGGCCGACTCGCCCACACACCCACCTGGCGCACCCTGCTCGGCCTGTGCCGGGCCGGGGACAAACAGATCGCATACGAGGCACTGCACAGCGTCGGCATTCTCGACAAGGCATATGACAGGGCCTCCACTCTCTCCGGCGGGCAACAGCAGCGCGTGGCCATCGCCCGCGCCCTGGCGCAACAGCCCAAGCTGGTGCTCGCCGACGAGCCCGTGGCCAGCCTCGACCCACCCACCGCGCACGGGGTGATGCGGGACCTGCGCCGGATCAACCAGGAGCTGGGCATCACCGTGCTCACCAACCTGCACCTGCTCGACCTGGCCCGCACCTACGGCACCCGGCTGATCGGGCTGCGCGCCGGCGAGGTCGTCTACGACGGCCCGGCGGCCACCGCGAGTGACGCCGTGTTCGAGACCATCTATGGCCGGTCCATCCAACACGAGGATGTGCTCGGCTGA
- a CDS encoding amino acid deaminase codes for MMFEQIARDAAAGRFDDWALSTVIDENVQSPVISKSEFFRLHAAAGIAVTWPIGNAGLLHVYGYLLSRVVTPFGLKGDRWRNGELAGQLGLAPTEFLLDAADAAGETVLQRVTAAALPHLANPAGAHGDVLVFDDEVSGETTFFRTTVVSTPGRSGAALVYGVHDGGRMRVVTVFPLANPSPVSLDALAAEPPRMRYNAALAAHPPRTPLRRRPGLAAR; via the coding sequence ATGATGTTCGAGCAGATCGCCCGTGACGCCGCCGCCGGCCGCTTCGACGACTGGGCGTTGTCCACAGTGATCGACGAGAATGTCCAGTCGCCGGTGATCTCCAAGTCCGAGTTCTTCAGGTTGCATGCGGCGGCGGGCATCGCGGTGACTTGGCCGATCGGCAACGCCGGTCTGCTGCACGTCTACGGGTATCTGCTCTCGAGGGTGGTCACGCCCTTCGGTCTCAAGGGCGATCGGTGGCGAAATGGCGAGCTGGCCGGCCAGTTGGGTCTGGCGCCCACGGAGTTCCTGCTCGACGCGGCGGATGCGGCCGGCGAAACTGTGCTGCAGCGGGTCACGGCTGCGGCGCTGCCACACCTGGCGAATCCAGCGGGTGCCCACGGCGACGTTCTGGTATTCGACGACGAGGTTTCCGGTGAGACCACGTTCTTCCGCACCACGGTGGTGAGCACACCCGGCCGATCCGGGGCGGCTCTGGTTTACGGTGTGCACGACGGAGGCCGGATGCGCGTGGTCACGGTCTTTCCACTGGCCAACCCATCCCCGGTGTCGCTCGACGCCCTCGCGGCTGAACCACCACGGATGCGCTACAACGCCGCCCTAGCGGCGCACCCGCCGCGCACTCCGCTGCGTCGTCGCCCGGGGCTTGCCGCGCGCTGA